A part of Pararhizobium sp. A13 genomic DNA contains:
- a CDS encoding undecaprenyl-diphosphate phosphatase, with amino-acid sequence MADQSIISALVLGLIEGLTEFIPVSSTAHVLLAGHFLGFKSPGNTFAVLIQLGAILAILLVYFQRLLSIAAALPSSAKARQFVLSILLAFLPAAVIGAIAHDFIKSVLFETPMLICIVLILGGIVLYAIDRLPLKPKYRDVMDYPPSLALKIGLFQCLAMIPGTSRSGATIAGALLMGTDKRSAAEFSFFLAMPTMLGAFTLDLYKNRNALNFDDVSLIAVGFVAAFVAALVVVRSLLNFVSSRGFAPFAIWRIVVGAAGLIGLWLFG; translated from the coding sequence ATGGCCGATCAATCGATCATCAGTGCGCTTGTCCTCGGTTTAATCGAGGGCCTGACCGAATTCATTCCGGTGTCTTCGACCGCGCATGTGCTGCTTGCCGGGCATTTCCTCGGATTCAAATCCCCCGGAAACACCTTTGCCGTGCTCATCCAGCTCGGCGCCATCCTCGCGATCCTGCTCGTCTATTTCCAGCGCCTCCTGTCGATCGCAGCCGCCCTGCCCTCCAGCGCCAAGGCGCGGCAATTCGTCCTGTCGATCCTTCTCGCCTTCCTGCCGGCTGCGGTCATCGGCGCCATAGCACATGATTTCATCAAGAGCGTGCTGTTCGAAACGCCGATGCTGATCTGCATCGTGCTGATCCTCGGCGGCATCGTCCTTTATGCGATCGACCGTTTGCCGCTGAAGCCGAAATATCGCGACGTCATGGACTATCCGCCGTCGCTCGCCCTGAAGATCGGGCTTTTCCAATGCCTGGCGATGATCCCCGGCACCTCCCGCTCGGGCGCGACCATTGCCGGCGCATTGCTGATGGGAACCGACAAGCGCTCCGCCGCCGAGTTCTCGTTCTTCCTCGCCATGCCCACCATGCTCGGCGCCTTCACGCTCGACCTCTACAAGAATCGCAACGCGCTGAACTTCGATGATGTGTCGCTGATAGCCGTCGGCTTCGTCGCCGCCTTCGTGGCGGCGCTGGTCGTCGTGCGCTCGCTGTTGAATTTCGTCTCCAGCCGCGGCTTTGCACCGTTCGCCATCTGGCGCATCGTTGTCGGCGCAGCGGGCCTCATCGGTCTCTGGCTGTTCGGCTGA
- a CDS encoding glutathione S-transferase family protein → MPTLYHHPMSTASRFVRLILSEYGYQTELAEEQPWEKRRDFLTLNPAGTLPVYVDDSMRALCGATVISEYLDETNGVLKRDRRLLAEDPFQRAEIRRLAEWFLQKMEADVTRPLVRERIFKLQMTPDQGGGAPDSKVLRTSRSNIRQHLKYLGWLAGSRTYLAGDRLSYADLAAAAAISVLDYLGEIDWAEVPAVKDWYQRLKSRPSFRPLLAERVRGVTPVSHYADLDF, encoded by the coding sequence ATGCCAACTCTCTATCACCACCCCATGTCGACTGCTTCCCGGTTCGTGCGCCTGATCCTTTCGGAGTACGGTTATCAGACGGAACTGGCCGAAGAGCAGCCCTGGGAGAAGCGGCGGGACTTCCTGACCCTCAATCCCGCAGGAACCCTGCCGGTCTATGTCGATGACAGCATGCGGGCGCTCTGTGGCGCGACCGTGATCTCCGAATATCTCGACGAGACCAACGGCGTTCTGAAGCGCGATCGCCGGCTTCTGGCGGAAGACCCGTTCCAGCGTGCGGAAATCCGTCGGCTGGCCGAATGGTTCCTGCAGAAGATGGAAGCCGATGTGACGCGACCCTTGGTGCGTGAGCGCATTTTCAAGCTGCAGATGACCCCGGACCAGGGTGGCGGCGCGCCGGATTCGAAGGTCCTTCGCACGTCGCGTTCGAATATTCGCCAGCATCTGAAATATCTGGGCTGGCTTGCCGGCTCGCGCACCTATCTGGCCGGCGACCGGCTGTCCTATGCGGATCTTGCCGCCGCCGCGGCAATCTCCGTGCTCGATTATCTCGGCGAGATCGATTGGGCGGAGGTTCCGGCGGTGAAGGATTGGTACCAGCGGCTGAAATCCCGGCCATCCTTCAGGCCGCTGCTTGCGGAGCGCGTGCGCGGCGTTACCCCCGTATCGCACTACGCTGATCTCGATTTTTAG
- the queG gene encoding tRNA epoxyqueuosine(34) reductase QueG, with product MRQRQESLAPGDALQTDKLDRRREVLTSFLKDEARDKGFDVCRVTRPDSIPQAPERLADFLGQGYHGTMDWMAETADRRADPRVLWGDVRSVVLFGMNYGPGEDPRSSLERSDRGAISVYAQNRDYHDVIKGKLKEVATRFAARAGEDVKVFVDTAPVMEKPLAEQAGLGWQGKHTNLVSREFGSWLFLGSLFTTADLLIDEPERDHCGSCRACLDACPTDAFPAPYKIDARRCISYLTIEHRGPIDPALRPLIGNRIYGCDDCLAACPWNKFAASASEMKLKAREDLKAPPLSFLLTLDDASFRAFFSGSPVKRIGRDRFVRNCLIAAGNSGDAGLIDVCATLSKDMSPTVRGMAVWALSRLMRAGDFANFAARRQSEADTEVLAEWKLAGVA from the coding sequence ATGCGCCAGCGACAAGAGAGCCTCGCGCCCGGGGATGCGCTCCAGACGGACAAACTCGACAGGAGGCGTGAGGTGCTCACCAGCTTCCTCAAGGACGAGGCGCGCGACAAGGGTTTCGATGTCTGCCGCGTAACGCGCCCGGACTCCATTCCCCAGGCGCCGGAGCGCCTCGCCGATTTTCTGGGCCAGGGTTATCACGGCACGATGGACTGGATGGCGGAGACGGCGGATCGCCGCGCCGATCCCCGCGTGCTGTGGGGCGATGTGCGATCCGTCGTGCTCTTCGGCATGAATTACGGGCCCGGGGAGGACCCGCGCTCCAGTCTCGAACGATCCGATCGTGGGGCCATTTCGGTCTATGCGCAGAACCGCGACTATCACGACGTCATCAAGGGCAAGCTCAAGGAAGTCGCAACGCGTTTTGCCGCAAGGGCGGGCGAAGACGTCAAGGTCTTCGTCGATACGGCGCCCGTCATGGAAAAGCCGTTGGCTGAACAGGCGGGTCTCGGCTGGCAGGGCAAGCACACCAATCTCGTCAGCCGCGAATTTGGCTCCTGGCTGTTTCTCGGCAGCCTGTTCACCACGGCGGACCTGCTGATCGACGAACCCGAGCGGGATCATTGTGGCTCCTGCCGTGCCTGTCTCGACGCCTGCCCGACGGACGCCTTTCCGGCCCCCTACAAAATCGATGCGCGCCGCTGCATTTCCTACCTGACGATCGAGCACAGGGGGCCGATCGATCCGGCCCTGCGCCCCCTGATCGGCAATCGCATCTATGGCTGCGACGACTGTCTGGCCGCCTGCCCGTGGAATAAGTTCGCCGCTAGCGCCTCCGAGATGAAACTGAAGGCGCGCGAGGATCTGAAGGCGCCACCCTTGTCGTTCCTGCTGACGCTCGATGATGCTTCATTCCGTGCATTCTTCTCCGGCTCCCCGGTCAAGCGCATCGGCCGCGACCGGTTCGTGCGCAACTGTCTGATCGCCGCCGGCAATTCCGGCGATGCCGGGCTGATTGATGTCTGCGCGACCTTGTCCAAGGATATGTCGCCGACGGTGCGCGGCATGGCGGTCTGGGCGTTGTCACGATTGATGAGGGCTGGCGATTTCGCGAATTTTGCGGCAAGACGGCAAAGCGAGGCCGACACCGAGGTGCTCGCCGAATGGAAACTGGCAGGAGTTGCCTGA
- a CDS encoding SDR family oxidoreductase: MHVLILGAGFSGSAIAKAFLPLAQSVTGTTRSEDKLGDLRGLGIDALVYDGVSISPELTSAMKRTTHLIQSIAPGREGDPMMRAETPPLAELMPNLKWAAYLSTVGVYGDHGGSWVTEEASLEPVSARSVERVAAEKAWLAFGQDSNIPVAVLRLSGIYGPGRNAFCNLEAGTARRLIKPNQVFNRIRVEDIAGAALFLAEKSIGGIFNVTDHEPAPPQDIVAEAARLMGVSPPPEIPFEEAELSPMARSFYGENKRVSNARLRNLGFVFRFPDYRISLAELWNGGHWRG; this comes from the coding sequence ATGCATGTTCTGATCCTGGGCGCCGGTTTTTCCGGCTCGGCCATCGCCAAGGCTTTTTTGCCCTTGGCGCAATCGGTCACCGGAACGACGCGGTCGGAAGACAAACTCGGCGACCTTCGCGGGCTCGGAATCGATGCGCTTGTCTATGACGGCGTCAGCATCTCGCCGGAACTCACCTCCGCGATGAAGCGGACGACGCACCTGATCCAGTCCATCGCGCCGGGCCGTGAGGGCGATCCGATGATGCGCGCCGAAACGCCACCGCTTGCCGAACTGATGCCGAACCTGAAATGGGCAGCCTATCTCTCGACGGTTGGCGTCTATGGCGATCACGGCGGCTCCTGGGTAACGGAGGAGGCGTCGCTTGAGCCGGTGTCTGCCCGCTCGGTGGAGCGCGTCGCGGCGGAAAAAGCGTGGCTTGCCTTCGGCCAAGACAGCAATATCCCGGTCGCGGTGCTGCGCCTTTCCGGCATCTACGGCCCCGGTCGCAATGCGTTCTGCAATCTCGAAGCCGGTACGGCCCGCCGCCTTATCAAGCCCAACCAGGTTTTCAATCGGATCCGGGTCGAGGATATTGCAGGCGCGGCACTCTTTCTGGCGGAGAAATCGATCGGTGGCATCTTCAACGTCACCGACCATGAGCCTGCGCCGCCGCAGGACATCGTTGCCGAGGCTGCACGGCTGATGGGTGTCAGCCCGCCGCCCGAGATCCCCTTCGAGGAGGCCGAATTGTCTCCCATGGCACGGTCGTTCTATGGCGAGAACAAGCGGGTTTCGAATGCGCGCCTTCGCAATCTCGGCTTCGTCTTTCGCTTTCCAGACTATCGGATTTCGCTAGCGGAATTATGGAATGGCGGCCATTGGCGCGGATGA
- a CDS encoding septal ring lytic transglycosylase RlpA family protein, with protein MAKTKLTSAALAAFFALGATLTSVTSSHAAGSGCGGASWYALSSRTASGERMNAKYLTAAHRNLKFGTKVAVTNKRNGKTVVVRINDRGPFIRGRVIDLSKAAASHIGMIRSGTASICYRVVS; from the coding sequence TTGGCGAAGACAAAGCTGACGTCGGCTGCATTGGCAGCATTCTTTGCCTTGGGGGCAACACTTACTTCCGTTACATCAAGCCACGCCGCAGGATCGGGCTGCGGCGGTGCATCCTGGTACGCGCTTTCCTCGCGCACCGCGTCCGGCGAACGGATGAACGCCAAATATCTGACGGCGGCTCACCGGAACCTCAAGTTCGGCACCAAGGTCGCTGTCACCAATAAGCGCAACGGCAAGACGGTTGTCGTGCGCATCAACGATCGTGGTCCCTTCATTCGCGGCCGCGTCATCGATCTTTCCAAAGCTGCCGCCTCCCATATCGGCATGATCCGCTCGGGAACCGCCAGCATCTGCTATCGCGTCGTCAGCTGA
- a CDS encoding RsmB/NOP family class I SAM-dependent RNA methyltransferase: protein MRLGGRLAGAIEVLADIEARKRPVADALKDWGLAHRFAGSGDRAAIGNIVYDALRMKLSHAWLMDSDSATALGHAVMFRQWGVSPEQLASELEGDKFAPEPLAEEMKAAFAGRKLEDAPLHVQGDIPEWVQPSFEENFSEDWLAEAKALAGRPALDLRANTLKASREKVLKALERSGVEPTAIARQGIRVPAGEGPSRLPNVTAELSFQKGWFEVQDEGSQIVADLVMPKEGDQILDYCAGGGGKTLAMAAAMNNKGQVHAYDTDRKRLAPIIERLKRAGTRNVQVHDRLEGLTPLAGKFDRVLVDAPCTGTGTWRRRPDTKWRLTQKNLEERLGQQQEALASAANFVRPGGRLIYVTCSVLPEENEAQVYGFCEDNPEFEMLSGADAWADLFGTDKPQPWSADMKTVTLTPASTNTDGFFFCMMGRKV from the coding sequence ATGCGACTGGGTGGCAGGCTCGCCGGAGCCATAGAGGTTCTTGCCGATATTGAAGCGCGCAAGCGTCCCGTAGCCGATGCCCTCAAGGACTGGGGGCTGGCACATCGTTTTGCGGGGTCGGGCGACCGCGCTGCGATCGGCAACATCGTCTATGACGCTTTGCGCATGAAGCTTTCGCACGCCTGGCTGATGGATAGCGACAGCGCCACGGCGCTCGGTCACGCGGTGATGTTTCGCCAGTGGGGCGTGTCGCCGGAGCAGCTGGCATCGGAGCTGGAGGGCGACAAGTTCGCCCCCGAACCTCTCGCCGAAGAGATGAAAGCGGCTTTCGCCGGCCGCAAGCTGGAAGACGCTCCGCTGCATGTGCAGGGCGATATCCCGGAATGGGTGCAGCCCTCCTTCGAGGAAAATTTCTCCGAGGACTGGCTTGCCGAGGCAAAGGCGTTGGCTGGGCGTCCCGCTCTCGATCTGCGCGCCAACACCCTGAAGGCCTCCCGCGAGAAAGTGTTGAAGGCGCTGGAGCGCAGCGGCGTCGAGCCGACCGCGATCGCGCGGCAAGGTATTCGCGTGCCGGCGGGCGAGGGACCGTCGCGGCTGCCCAATGTGACGGCCGAATTGTCCTTCCAGAAGGGCTGGTTCGAGGTCCAGGACGAAGGATCGCAGATCGTCGCCGATCTCGTGATGCCGAAGGAAGGCGACCAGATCCTCGACTATTGCGCCGGCGGTGGTGGCAAGACTCTGGCCATGGCAGCGGCCATGAACAACAAGGGGCAGGTGCATGCCTACGACACCGACCGCAAGCGTCTTGCGCCGATCATCGAGCGCCTGAAGAGGGCGGGGACCCGCAATGTCCAGGTCCATGACCGGCTCGAAGGGCTGACGCCGCTAGCCGGCAAGTTCGACCGCGTTCTCGTCGACGCGCCCTGCACCGGCACCGGCACCTGGCGCCGCCGTCCGGATACCAAGTGGCGGCTGACGCAGAAGAACCTCGAGGAGCGGCTGGGCCAACAGCAGGAGGCGCTTGCGAGCGCCGCGAACTTTGTGCGTCCCGGCGGCCGTCTCATCTATGTGACCTGTTCGGTGCTTCCGGAGGAAAACGAGGCGCAGGTCTATGGCTTCTGCGAGGACAATCCGGAATTCGAGATGCTGTCTGGCGCCGATGCCTGGGCCGATCTTTTCGGGACGGACAAGCCGCAGCCCTGGTCGGCCGACATGAAGACCGTCACCCTGACCCCAGCCTCGACCAACACCGATGGCTTCTTCTTCTGCATGATGGGACGCAAGGTCTGA
- a CDS encoding imelysin family protein, which translates to MTTSFLRSAALALATATSMLALQPAQAATDAAAVVKHYADVAYAKYSDALSTAEALDKAVDALIATPSEATLKAAREAWLAARNPYQETEVYRFGNPIVDEWEGKVNAWPLDEGLIDYVDPSYGTESDENALFTANVIANKTIKIDGKDVDATNITPEFLSGTLQEAGGIEANVATGYHAIEFLLWGQDLNGTGKGAGNRSFTDYDTKNCTNGNCDRRAGYLKAASDLLVSDLKDMVANWAPEGAATKNVEGDAKAGIAAILTGMGSLSYGELAGERMKLGLLLHDPEEEHDCFSDNTYNSHLHDAIGIQAAYLGEYTKVDGTKMTGPSLSELVAAKDPALDKEMKEKLATTITAMEVMTKRGQTVEAYDQMIAEGNTEGNAVVQAAIDGLVAQAKTVERVIASLDLGTIELEGSDSLDNPNAVFQ; encoded by the coding sequence ATGACCACATCATTCCTTCGAAGCGCTGCGCTGGCGCTTGCAACCGCAACATCGATGCTAGCGCTGCAGCCGGCTCAGGCCGCCACCGATGCGGCTGCCGTCGTCAAGCACTATGCCGACGTGGCTTATGCCAAATATTCGGACGCGCTTTCGACCGCAGAAGCGCTCGACAAGGCCGTCGATGCGCTGATCGCGACGCCGAGCGAAGCGACGCTGAAGGCCGCGCGCGAAGCCTGGCTTGCCGCCCGCAACCCCTATCAGGAAACCGAGGTCTACCGCTTCGGCAACCCGATCGTCGACGAGTGGGAAGGCAAGGTCAATGCCTGGCCGCTCGACGAGGGGCTCATCGATTACGTCGATCCGAGCTACGGCACGGAAAGCGACGAGAACGCGCTGTTCACGGCCAACGTCATCGCTAACAAGACGATCAAGATCGACGGCAAGGACGTGGACGCCACCAACATCACGCCGGAATTCCTCTCGGGCACGCTGCAGGAAGCAGGCGGCATCGAGGCGAATGTCGCGACCGGCTACCACGCCATCGAATTCCTGCTCTGGGGACAGGACTTGAACGGCACCGGCAAGGGCGCCGGCAACCGCTCCTTTACCGACTACGACACGAAGAACTGCACCAACGGCAATTGTGATCGCCGCGCCGGCTATCTGAAGGCCGCCAGCGACCTGCTCGTGTCCGACCTCAAGGACATGGTCGCCAACTGGGCACCGGAAGGTGCTGCCACCAAGAATGTCGAAGGCGATGCCAAGGCTGGCATCGCGGCCATCCTGACCGGCATGGGCTCGCTCTCCTACGGCGAACTGGCGGGCGAGCGGATGAAGCTCGGCCTCCTGCTGCACGATCCGGAAGAAGAGCATGATTGCTTCTCCGACAACACCTACAACTCGCATCTGCATGATGCGATCGGCATCCAGGCCGCCTATCTCGGTGAATACACCAAGGTCGACGGCACCAAGATGACCGGTCCTTCGCTCTCCGAACTCGTGGCCGCCAAGGACCCGGCGCTCGACAAGGAAATGAAGGAAAAGCTGGCAACGACGATCACCGCAATGGAGGTGATGACCAAGCGCGGCCAGACGGTCGAGGCCTATGACCAGATGATCGCCGAGGGCAACACCGAGGGTAATGCCGTCGTCCAGGCCGCCATCGATGGCCTCGTCGCCCAGGCAAAGACGGTTGAGCGCGTCATTGCGTCGCTGGACCTTGGCACGATCGAGCTTGAAGGTTCCGACAGCCTGGATAATCCTAACGCTGTCTTCCAATGA
- a CDS encoding di-heme oxidoredictase family protein has translation MISPLEGEMPDGAEGGNASSHADGAAEERPTSATRDDLSDTDRRRVQAVTRPATDFSKAEKFEAMAGGAGTSIASVNQDSFSQFSANITFAEEETFKLGNALFRKLWVSSPSSTQASDGLGPLYNARACQTCHLKDGRGHPPEGSADATSMFLRLARPPKTDAERAAIARHEILNFPDPVYGTQLQDSAVRGLAAEGHMKISYTETPATLAGGETVFLRRPHYSIDKPGYGALDETTTLSPRVTQAMSGLGLVEAIHPADILTNADPDDKNGDGISGKPALVRDPVSGAPTLGRFGWKAQSATVRQQAADALAGDIGISSPDAKRSHGDCTAAQTACLGMADGVQARLGDTEAPDPVLDLITFYSENLAVPARRKASLAETLAGKKVFYETGCISCHVPKFVTRRDAANKAHAFQLIWPYSDFLLHDMGDGLADGQQVGEASGSEWRTPPLWGIGLTNTVSGHTFFLHDGRARNLTEAILWHGGEAAKARDRFATLEKADRQALITFLESL, from the coding sequence ATGATCTCCCCCCTTGAGGGGGAGATGCCCGACGGGGCAGAGGGGGGTAATGCCTCCTCACACGCGGACGGTGCGGCAGAAGAGCGTCCGACTTCCGCGACTCGCGATGACCTTTCCGATACCGATCGTCGCCGTGTCCAGGCTGTAACCCGCCCCGCTACCGATTTTTCCAAGGCAGAAAAATTCGAGGCCATGGCTGGCGGTGCCGGCACGTCCATCGCCTCCGTCAATCAGGACAGCTTTTCGCAGTTTTCCGCCAATATCACTTTTGCCGAGGAAGAGACGTTCAAGCTCGGCAATGCGCTGTTTCGAAAACTCTGGGTCTCTTCACCCTCATCGACGCAGGCGTCGGATGGCCTCGGGCCGCTCTACAACGCCCGTGCCTGCCAGACCTGCCATCTGAAGGACGGGCGCGGACACCCGCCGGAAGGGTCGGCGGACGCGACCTCAATGTTCCTGCGTCTCGCCCGCCCGCCGAAGACCGACGCCGAGCGGGCGGCGATTGCGCGCCACGAGATCCTGAATTTCCCCGATCCCGTCTATGGCACGCAGTTGCAGGACAGCGCCGTGCGCGGCCTTGCCGCCGAAGGCCATATGAAGATCAGCTATACAGAGACCCCCGCGACCCTGGCGGGCGGCGAAACGGTTTTCCTGCGCAGGCCGCATTATTCGATCGACAAGCCTGGTTATGGTGCCCTCGATGAAACCACCACGCTGTCGCCGCGCGTGACGCAGGCGATGAGCGGGCTTGGGCTGGTCGAGGCGATCCATCCCGCCGATATCCTCACAAATGCGGATCCGGACGACAAGAACGGCGACGGAATCAGCGGCAAACCGGCGCTGGTGCGTGATCCCGTCTCCGGCGCGCCCACCCTCGGTCGCTTCGGCTGGAAGGCGCAGAGCGCCACGGTGCGCCAGCAAGCTGCCGATGCCCTGGCCGGAGATATCGGCATCTCCTCGCCCGACGCCAAACGCAGCCACGGTGATTGCACCGCGGCGCAAACCGCCTGTCTGGGGATGGCCGACGGCGTTCAGGCGCGGCTGGGTGACACCGAGGCGCCCGATCCCGTTCTCGATCTCATCACCTTCTACTCGGAAAACCTGGCAGTCCCCGCGCGGCGCAAGGCAAGTTTGGCGGAAACGCTGGCGGGCAAGAAGGTTTTCTATGAAACCGGCTGTATTTCCTGTCATGTGCCGAAATTCGTGACCCGCCGCGATGCTGCCAACAAAGCACATGCCTTCCAACTGATCTGGCCCTATTCCGACTTCCTGCTGCATGACATGGGCGACGGCCTTGCCGACGGCCAGCAAGTGGGCGAAGCATCGGGCAGCGAATGGCGGACACCGCCGCTCTGGGGCATCGGACTGACCAATACGGTGAGCGGGCACACGTTCTTCCTGCACGACGGACGCGCCCGCAATCTGACCGAAGCGATCCTCTGGCACGGCGGCGAGGCGGCAAAAGCCCGCGACCGGTTTGCCACACTGGAAAAAGCCGATAGACAAGCCCTGATCACATTTCTGGAGTCTCTTTGA
- a CDS encoding imelysin family protein, whose amino-acid sequence MRHRLSLLLSLGLAFLSLPALAEDLEEAMPPRAGLKPEAVPGVMQKAVDDFIRPGYRDLMEGTESLAEAAHVLCDKPSEETLGDVQMTFDEVVQQWSTIEIVRVGPVIEGNRFERFLFFPDRKSTGLKQVQRILATNDETATSAETLKGKSVAAQGLGALEYVLYGTGAEVLTSEKNGFRCRYGAAIADNLKSVAAELHAEWEKPDGIQAAWKAPGPDNPVYRDGKEAATELLGILVHGVESIRDQRLRPFYAGIIKGMPDKGHPKLAIYWRSGNTMPALSANFMALQTLFNAADMQALLPDDRRSMVRAINYVLQAIVDDADQIDLPIDEAIADEEQRGRLNRILQNTNDVLQRLNLDFGGAIGLGAGFSFADGD is encoded by the coding sequence ATGCGCCACCGGCTTTCCCTGCTTCTCAGCCTCGGCCTCGCCTTCCTGTCGCTCCCCGCTCTGGCAGAGGACTTGGAGGAGGCCATGCCGCCCCGCGCCGGGCTCAAGCCGGAGGCGGTGCCGGGCGTCATGCAGAAGGCCGTCGACGATTTCATCCGCCCCGGCTACCGCGATCTCATGGAGGGCACGGAATCGCTTGCCGAAGCGGCCCATGTGCTCTGCGACAAGCCATCCGAGGAGACGCTCGGCGATGTGCAGATGACGTTCGACGAGGTGGTCCAGCAATGGTCGACGATCGAGATCGTCCGGGTCGGCCCGGTCATCGAAGGCAACCGGTTCGAGCGGTTCCTGTTTTTTCCGGATCGCAAGAGCACCGGCCTGAAACAGGTCCAGCGCATTCTTGCGACGAATGACGAAACGGCGACCTCGGCCGAGACCCTCAAGGGCAAGAGCGTTGCTGCACAGGGTCTCGGCGCACTGGAATATGTTCTCTACGGCACCGGCGCGGAGGTTCTGACCTCGGAAAAGAACGGGTTCCGCTGCCGCTACGGCGCGGCGATCGCCGACAATCTGAAGTCCGTTGCCGCCGAGCTTCATGCTGAGTGGGAAAAGCCGGACGGTATCCAGGCCGCCTGGAAGGCACCCGGCCCGGACAATCCGGTCTATCGCGACGGCAAGGAAGCGGCGACCGAACTGCTCGGCATTCTCGTCCATGGCGTCGAAAGCATCAGGGACCAGCGTCTGCGGCCGTTCTACGCCGGCATCATCAAGGGCATGCCGGACAAGGGACATCCGAAGCTGGCGATCTACTGGCGCTCCGGCAATACCATGCCGGCGCTTTCGGCGAATTTCATGGCGCTGCAGACGCTGTTCAACGCAGCCGATATGCAGGCGCTGCTGCCCGACGACAGACGCTCCATGGTGCGCGCCATCAACTATGTGCTGCAGGCAATTGTCGACGATGCCGACCAGATCGATCTGCCGATTGACGAGGCGATCGCAGACGAGGAGCAGCGCGGCAGGCTGAACCGCATCCTGCAGAATACCAATGACGTTCTCCAGCGCCTCAATCTCGATTTCGGCGGCGCCATCGGGCTGGGGGCCGGCTTCTCCTTCGCGGATGGCGACTGA
- a CDS encoding magnesium transporter CorA family protein, with translation MLRIYKSQNNHFALLDATELAETTPVVWFDLFNPAQDETRIVEQHLGIEIPTRDEMQEIELSDRLYQEDGAEFMTMTAATELDGDSPVKVPVTFILKGATLVTVRHADPKPFHLYAARMQRPNGVSCESGELAMLGLLEAMIDRTADALERIGNEVDGISREVFRKNTSSVTKKTRDLQSLIEQIGQKGDFLSVIRESLVSVGRLVAYHTALDGIGTRKAIKESRQRVKLIQRDATSLGDHALFLSNKINFLLDATLGLINLEQNQIIKIFSVAAVVFLPPTLVASIYGMNFDVIPELKFEFGYPMALCMMALSAYLPFLYFKRRGWL, from the coding sequence ATGCTGCGCATCTACAAAAGCCAGAACAATCACTTTGCCCTGCTCGACGCCACGGAACTGGCTGAAACCACGCCGGTCGTGTGGTTCGACCTGTTCAATCCCGCCCAGGACGAGACCCGCATCGTCGAACAGCATCTCGGCATCGAAATCCCGACGCGGGACGAAATGCAGGAGATCGAGCTTTCCGACCGCCTTTATCAGGAGGACGGCGCCGAGTTCATGACCATGACTGCCGCGACCGAACTCGATGGCGATAGTCCGGTCAAGGTACCGGTCACCTTCATCCTGAAAGGGGCAACGCTCGTCACGGTTCGCCATGCCGATCCGAAGCCGTTCCATCTCTATGCCGCCCGCATGCAGCGTCCGAACGGGGTCTCCTGCGAGAGTGGGGAACTGGCCATGCTGGGGCTTCTGGAAGCCATGATCGATCGCACGGCAGATGCGCTGGAGCGTATCGGCAACGAGGTCGACGGCATCTCGCGAGAAGTGTTCCGCAAGAACACCTCCAGCGTCACGAAGAAGACCCGTGACCTCCAGTCGCTGATCGAGCAGATCGGTCAGAAAGGCGATTTCCTCAGCGTCATCCGCGAAAGCCTCGTCAGTGTCGGCCGGCTCGTCGCCTATCACACGGCGCTCGACGGGATCGGCACCCGCAAGGCGATCAAGGAAAGCCGCCAGCGGGTCAAGCTGATCCAGCGCGATGCGACCTCGCTCGGCGACCATGCGCTGTTCCTCTCGAACAAGATCAACTTCCTGCTCGATGCGACGCTGGGGTTGATCAATCTGGAGCAGAACCAGATCATCAAGATCTTCTCGGTCGCCGCCGTCGTCTTCCTGCCGCCGACGCTGGTCGCCTCGATCTACGGCATGAATTTCGACGTCATTCCGGAGTTGAAATTCGAGTTCGGCTATCCGATGGCTCTGTGCATGATGGCGCTGTCGGCCTATTTGCCTTTCCTCTATTTTAAGCGGCGGGGCTGGCTTTAA